From Salinicoccus roseus, one genomic window encodes:
- a CDS encoding MBL fold metallo-hydrolase, which produces MKCTVVGMWGGFPKQNGPTSGYLVEKDGFSILLDAGSGVAAHVQNYIDLNDLHHIFLTHYHYDHSVDIGSFLFGRMISTQLGRVDKTLNFYGPGDKGVEAQVNKVRNNTFHAYGKDNTFKVGRFSIEFHKNAHTVETYAMRITDDDGHVLVYTADTSYRKSLVRFAEGADVLISECSLYAGEDGEKMGHMNAEEVGGLAAKAGVGKLVLSHLPHYGNLDELLASAKSAGGENVVLAEVGMEIEV; this is translated from the coding sequence ATGAAATGTACAGTTGTCGGCATGTGGGGCGGCTTCCCGAAGCAGAATGGACCGACTTCGGGCTATCTCGTCGAGAAGGACGGCTTCTCGATCCTGCTCGATGCAGGGAGCGGAGTGGCTGCTCATGTGCAGAACTACATCGATCTGAATGACCTGCACCATATTTTCCTCACCCACTATCATTACGACCATTCCGTCGATATCGGATCATTCCTGTTCGGGCGGATGATCAGCACGCAGCTCGGCCGGGTGGATAAGACGCTCAACTTCTACGGACCGGGTGATAAGGGCGTCGAGGCTCAGGTGAACAAGGTGCGGAACAACACCTTCCATGCATATGGAAAAGACAACACATTCAAAGTCGGACGGTTCTCGATCGAATTCCATAAAAATGCCCATACGGTCGAGACATACGCCATGCGGATCACTGATGATGATGGGCATGTGCTCGTCTATACCGCCGACACGAGCTATCGAAAGAGTCTCGTGCGTTTTGCGGAAGGGGCCGACGTATTGATTTCGGAATGCAGTCTGTACGCCGGTGAAGACGGTGAGAAGATGGGGCACATGAATGCTGAGGAAGTCGGTGGGCTGGCTGCAAAAGCAGGTGTCGGCAAACTTGTGCTGTCCCACCTGCCGCACTACGGCAATCTCGATGAGCTTTTAGCGTCTGCCAAGTCAGCAGGAGGAGAGAATGTTGTATTGGCGGAAGTAGGAATGGAGATTGAAGTATAG